A stretch of the Psychroserpens sp. Hel_I_66 genome encodes the following:
- a CDS encoding SusC/RagA family TonB-linked outer membrane protein → MKKTLSKLLTLLLLLAVQLTIAQEKIITGTVLDQSSVPLPGVNIIVKGTSTGTQTSFDGIYSITASVGDKLVFSYIGFKTQEIEVGESNTINVTMLEDADALDEVIVTAVGIKRKPDEITTAYENLKAEEIVSANNPDAVQSLAGKVSGLQINTTNTGVNPSTTILLRGTRSLSGSNSALVVIDNVISSATILSDLDPEIIESINVIKGPNGAALYGSRGGNGVIIVTTKKGTKNQGKLNIALSSTLTIEDIAFLPQLQDRYGKGYWGEIDAFDQGSWGPEYDGSIQPTGLPYPTFNDFTYSTYEFKKDNMKDFFNSGITVQNTITLSGGDSEGFYSLSANRRKTDGIIPDDSFDKDFFALSAGKTFGKFSISGNARYTSENQNVSSTIFDNSGNVRLGGVYSQLAQLPSDINVTDFNSGSNSDHWTAFANSPYWVKDNQRSISENTRSDLSADLSYQFNDNISTILRSNVVSQNGKGFIYANDYVSEYTVTGDGRDIQSSLSVQSNSSRTLYTDLITNFNYQLTEDIELKSLIGFNSTESKGFSQTTAGDILTLPGLYTVENISSGISVSDFSFKQRQQAVFANVDLSYKDYLYLNLTGRQEWDSRLQSPGRTIGDIGFFYYSAGASFIPTKAFPEIKSDILHRMKLSGGYVKTANISALGPHDLFDTGFRPAAFPYSGGINSFIIPSSTFDNAIEPEFINTIEANLNLELLYRGGTPRITLDGSYSFYTNDNQILSASVSSATSVFSAGVNVGKTETNAYEVDLGLTPIKTDNLRWNLNFGYASQKTIATKITDDADILGQGSPGIYAIQGQEFPLIRGSAYERDDQGRIVLNADGSPRTASGLQVLGKTTPDYILNFGTDITYKGFRLSAVADFRTGHVFYSNIYNNLTGQGRSFITAENGRGHFIFPNSTVIGSGEKNTTVLTGPSYGGPSQYAQYQSFVQSGDFTGIDENFVLDATAFKLREVALSYALPSKVLENTFIQGLSIGISGRNVLVLLPKENRGYNDPEIGTGIGGYAQTPPTKFYSMNVKLNF, encoded by the coding sequence ATGAAAAAAACTCTAAGTAAATTGCTAACGCTATTACTCTTGTTAGCTGTGCAACTTACAATTGCACAAGAAAAAATTATTACAGGTACCGTTTTAGACCAGTCTTCTGTTCCACTTCCTGGAGTAAATATAATTGTAAAAGGCACATCTACAGGAACTCAAACATCTTTCGATGGTATTTACTCCATAACAGCAAGCGTAGGAGATAAATTAGTGTTCTCTTATATAGGATTTAAAACTCAAGAAATTGAAGTTGGAGAGTCAAACACCATAAATGTAACAATGCTGGAAGATGCAGATGCTCTTGATGAAGTTATAGTTACCGCAGTAGGTATAAAAAGAAAGCCTGATGAAATTACAACTGCTTATGAAAATCTAAAAGCCGAAGAAATTGTTTCGGCAAACAACCCAGATGCTGTACAATCGTTAGCTGGTAAAGTGTCTGGTTTACAGATTAACACAACCAATACTGGTGTTAACCCATCTACTACCATTTTATTAAGAGGTACGCGTTCATTATCTGGATCCAACTCTGCGCTAGTGGTTATTGACAATGTTATATCTTCAGCAACAATCCTGTCAGATTTAGATCCTGAAATTATAGAATCCATTAACGTTATAAAAGGTCCTAATGGTGCTGCTCTTTATGGCTCTCGTGGAGGAAATGGTGTTATTATTGTAACTACAAAAAAAGGTACAAAAAACCAAGGTAAACTCAACATTGCTTTATCTAGCACGCTTACCATTGAAGACATTGCTTTTTTACCTCAATTACAAGACAGATATGGTAAAGGATATTGGGGAGAAATAGATGCTTTTGACCAAGGGTCTTGGGGACCAGAATATGATGGCTCTATTCAACCTACTGGTTTGCCTTATCCAACATTTAATGATTTTACATATAGTACCTACGAATTTAAAAAAGACAATATGAAGGACTTTTTTAATAGTGGTATTACTGTACAAAATACGATTACATTGTCTGGAGGAGATAGCGAAGGGTTTTACTCCTTATCTGCAAACAGAAGAAAAACAGATGGTATCATACCAGACGATTCTTTTGATAAAGACTTTTTTGCATTGAGTGCTGGTAAAACCTTTGGTAAGTTTTCTATCTCGGGAAATGCTAGATACACTAGTGAAAATCAAAATGTTTCAAGTACCATTTTTGACAATAGCGGTAATGTTCGTTTGGGTGGTGTGTATTCACAATTAGCACAACTACCAAGTGATATCAATGTGACCGATTTTAACTCTGGCAGTAACAGTGATCACTGGACAGCCTTCGCAAATAGTCCATATTGGGTTAAGGATAATCAAAGAAGTATCTCTGAGAATACGAGATCAGATTTATCTGCAGACCTATCTTATCAATTCAATGATAATATCAGTACCATTTTAAGAAGCAATGTCGTAAGCCAAAATGGTAAAGGTTTTATTTACGCAAATGATTATGTTTCCGAATATACTGTAACCGGAGATGGAAGAGATATACAATCCTCTTTAAGTGTTCAAAGCAATTCTTCAAGAACCTTATATACAGATTTGATTACTAATTTCAATTATCAACTAACAGAGGATATTGAATTAAAATCTTTGATAGGATTCAATAGTACCGAAAGTAAAGGATTTTCTCAAACAACAGCAGGAGATATATTAACGCTTCCTGGATTATATACGGTGGAAAATATTTCTAGCGGTATTTCTGTTTCAGATTTCAGCTTTAAACAAAGACAACAAGCAGTTTTTGCCAATGTAGATTTGAGTTATAAAGATTATTTATACTTAAACCTTACAGGAAGACAAGAATGGGATTCTAGACTGCAATCTCCTGGAAGAACGATTGGAGACATTGGTTTCTTTTATTATTCCGCAGGAGCATCATTTATACCTACAAAAGCGTTTCCAGAAATCAAATCGGACATTCTACATAGAATGAAACTTTCTGGTGGGTACGTAAAGACTGCAAATATTTCTGCTTTAGGTCCTCATGATTTATTTGATACAGGTTTTAGACCTGCAGCTTTCCCATATTCAGGAGGTATAAATTCATTCATTATTCCATCCTCAACATTTGATAATGCCATTGAACCAGAATTTATTAATACTATAGAAGCTAATTTAAATTTAGAATTATTGTATCGTGGAGGAACTCCAAGAATTACACTAGATGGTAGTTATTCATTTTACACAAATGACAATCAAATATTAAGTGCTTCCGTATCATCTGCTACCAGTGTGTTTAGTGCTGGTGTAAATGTCGGTAAAACTGAAACGAATGCTTACGAAGTTGATTTAGGTTTAACCCCAATCAAAACAGATAATTTAAGATGGAACTTAAATTTTGGTTATGCGTCTCAAAAAACAATTGCTACAAAAATTACCGATGATGCAGATATTCTTGGTCAAGGTTCTCCAGGTATTTATGCCATTCAAGGTCAAGAATTCCCTTTAATTAGAGGTAGTGCTTACGAAAGAGATGACCAAGGTAGAATCGTTTTAAATGCAGATGGTTCTCCAAGAACTGCTTCTGGATTACAAGTTCTTGGTAAGACAACTCCAGATTATATTTTAAATTTTGGAACAGATATTACTTATAAGGGTTTTAGATTAAGTGCTGTTGCAGATTTTAGAACAGGACATGTATTCTACTCTAACATTTACAATAACTTAACAGGTCAAGGTCGTAGTTTTATTACTGCGGAAAATGGAAGAGGGCACTTTATTTTTCCTAACTCCACAGTTATTGGCTCTGGTGAAAAAAACACTACAGTGCTTACAGGACCATCTTATGGAGGACCTTCTCAATATGCACAATACCAATCTTTTGTTCAAAGTGGAGATTTCACGGGTATTGATGAAAACTTCGTGCTTGATGCTACTGCATTTAAACTTAGAGAAGTGGCACTAAGTTATGCTCTACCAAGTAAAGTTTTAGAAAACACATTTATTCAAGGTCTATCAATAGGCATAAGTGGCAGAAACGTGCTTGTACTTCTACCGAAAGAAAATAGAGGTTATAATGATCCAGAGATAGGAACAGGAATTGGTGGATATGCCCAAACACCACCAACCAAATTTTATTCAATGAACGTAAAACTTAATTTTTAA
- a CDS encoding surface antigen (D15): MTSQNLYLSCKGSSEIETKTIDSLGYQISFEDYSSLETEVNDLKNQLIKIGYIETELLEFSKKTDSSYMANFRIKNKYESIVISHNNLVELPILKSTGFLNKENALVVPIEKAETTLQYINTQIANKGNPFSSIILTNIQKIGNNQLSGSLNVSKAKSRTIDKLILKGYEKFPKSFIKRYLKIKSNQVFSLEKIKAKTKAFNDLTFANQIRDPEVLFTQDSTILYMYIEKTKSNTFDGFLGFGTNEETNKIEFDGYLNLNLINNLNYGESLRLLYKSDESDQQTFDLKLNAPYIFSSPVGLDLNLNIFKRDTSFVTVTQAAKLNYQINSKNVISAGVNAVNSTDLLDIPSLLITDYSSNKYFLNYTFTNRQNYEVLFPINFLFDITGGFGNRSYEEIDERQSDFSLNTFKIFNLNDKNSIFGRISGQYLVSETYLENELPRFGGINSIRGFEENSLIANLYTVLNTEYRYKLNNSIYVHSVIDAAYFENQITNQKEKLFGYGFGFGLLTKAGLFRFNYTSGKTENQKFKLSDSKIHLSLTTTF, translated from the coding sequence ATGACTTCCCAAAACTTATATTTAAGCTGCAAAGGTTCTTCGGAAATTGAAACAAAAACAATTGATTCTTTAGGATATCAAATTTCGTTTGAAGATTACTCATCGTTAGAAACCGAAGTTAATGATCTCAAAAACCAACTCATTAAAATTGGATATATCGAAACTGAATTACTGGAGTTTTCTAAAAAGACGGATTCTTCATATATGGCAAATTTCAGAATAAAAAATAAATATGAGAGTATCGTCATCTCACATAACAATCTGGTAGAGTTACCGATATTGAAATCTACAGGTTTTTTGAATAAAGAAAATGCATTAGTTGTGCCTATTGAAAAAGCTGAAACCACTCTACAATATATTAATACCCAAATAGCGAATAAGGGTAATCCGTTTAGCTCGATCATTTTGACAAACATCCAGAAAATAGGCAACAACCAACTTTCCGGTTCCTTGAATGTCTCTAAGGCAAAGTCTAGAACAATTGATAAATTGATTTTAAAGGGATATGAAAAGTTTCCGAAGTCATTTATAAAAAGGTATCTAAAAATAAAATCCAATCAAGTTTTTAGTTTAGAAAAAATAAAAGCAAAAACAAAGGCCTTTAACGATTTAACATTTGCAAATCAAATAAGAGATCCCGAAGTACTATTCACTCAAGATTCTACCATATTATATATGTACATCGAAAAAACCAAGAGCAACACGTTTGATGGATTTTTGGGCTTTGGCACTAATGAGGAAACAAATAAGATAGAGTTTGACGGATATTTAAATTTAAACCTCATTAACAATCTTAATTATGGAGAGTCCCTGAGGCTTTTATACAAAAGCGACGAAAGCGATCAGCAGACATTTGATCTAAAATTGAACGCGCCATATATATTTAGCTCTCCGGTTGGGCTCGATTTAAACTTGAACATTTTTAAGAGGGACACATCTTTTGTAACGGTGACACAAGCTGCAAAACTTAATTATCAAATTAACAGTAAAAACGTCATTTCTGCGGGAGTCAATGCAGTAAACTCTACAGATCTATTAGACATACCGTCTTTGCTCATTACAGACTATAGCTCTAATAAATACTTTTTAAATTACACCTTTACCAACAGACAGAATTATGAAGTGCTATTCCCAATAAATTTCTTGTTTGATATAACTGGAGGTTTTGGGAACAGATCTTATGAGGAAATTGATGAACGTCAATCAGATTTTTCACTTAATACTTTTAAGATTTTCAACCTCAATGACAAAAATAGTATCTTCGGAAGGATTAGCGGTCAATATCTAGTTTCCGAAACTTATCTAGAGAACGAGCTACCTCGATTTGGCGGTATCAATTCTATTCGTGGTTTTGAGGAAAATAGTTTGATTGCCAACCTCTACACTGTTTTAAATACCGAATATAGATACAAACTCAACAATAGCATTTACGTACACTCGGTAATTGATGCAGCCTATTTTGAAAATCAAATCACGAATCAAAAAGAGAAATTATTCGGGTACGGTTTTGGTTTTGGTTTGCTCACCAAAGCAGGGTTATTTCGCTTTAATTACACAAGCGGTAAAACTGAAAATCAAAAATTCAAATTATCAGATTCCAAAATTCATTTGAGCTTAACTACGACTTTCTAA